In the Kribbella sp. NBC_00482 genome, one interval contains:
- a CDS encoding molybdopterin oxidoreductase family protein, which yields MRAVSTHCPYCALQCATTLHPVARPGAVEVRPRDFPTNRGGLCRKGWTAPEVLTVPDRLTMPLVRNAAGELVETSWDSALDFVADRIKALQTAHGRDAIAVFGGGGLTNEKAYALGKFARVALKTANVDYNGRFCMSSAAAATNRAFGIDRGLPFPLADLGGAGAVLLVGSNIAETMPPAVAHLQGARDTGGLLVVDPRRSATAGLTEENAGIHLQATPGTDLALVLSLTHVVLQEGLADTAYLQERTDDPDALVRTTASWWPERAERVTGVPAATIRRAARVLAAAAPVHGGAGAFILTGRGAEQHSKGTDTVTACINLALALGLPGRLGSGYGCITGQGNGQGGREHGQKADQLPGYRSISDPAARAYVAGVWGVDPDELPGPGKSAVELINSLGTADGPKALLVHGSNLLVSAPHLSSVRERLAALDLLVVADVVPSETALLADVVFPVTQWAEEEGTMTSLEGRVLRRRAAVAAPGEVRSDLAVFAGIAERLDVPGFCTDPAEVFEELRRASAGGKADYSGITWERLDAEEALFWPVPHDGHPGTPRLFSDGFPTVDGRAHVVPVDHRPVADDLSTEAPFYLVTGRLLQHYQSGAQTRRVPELAEAEPEVYAEIHPRVAAQLGISDGRPLRLRTARGSMVLPARVTADVRPDTVFVPFHFGGAEAVNELTNDALDPVSRMPEFKACAVDVTAAALPATGVSA from the coding sequence GTGAGGGCTGTCTCGACTCATTGTCCGTACTGCGCCCTGCAGTGCGCCACCACGCTGCACCCGGTCGCTCGGCCGGGTGCGGTGGAGGTGCGCCCGCGCGACTTTCCTACCAATCGGGGTGGGTTGTGTCGTAAGGGCTGGACGGCTCCCGAGGTCCTCACGGTGCCGGACCGGCTCACGATGCCGCTGGTCCGCAACGCCGCGGGCGAACTGGTGGAGACGAGTTGGGACAGCGCGCTGGACTTCGTCGCCGACCGGATCAAGGCGTTGCAGACCGCTCACGGGCGGGACGCGATCGCCGTGTTCGGCGGTGGCGGGCTGACGAACGAGAAGGCGTACGCGCTGGGCAAGTTCGCCCGCGTGGCGCTGAAGACGGCGAACGTGGACTACAACGGCCGGTTCTGTATGTCGTCGGCGGCCGCCGCGACGAACCGGGCGTTCGGAATCGACCGCGGACTGCCGTTTCCGCTGGCCGATCTGGGTGGTGCCGGAGCAGTGCTGCTGGTCGGCAGCAACATCGCGGAAACGATGCCGCCCGCGGTGGCGCATCTGCAGGGCGCACGCGACACGGGTGGACTTCTGGTCGTCGACCCGCGTCGCTCCGCAACTGCCGGACTGACCGAGGAAAACGCTGGAATTCACCTGCAGGCGACGCCCGGCACCGACCTCGCTTTGGTGCTCTCGCTGACCCACGTGGTGCTGCAGGAAGGGCTGGCGGACACGGCGTACCTGCAGGAGCGGACCGATGATCCGGATGCGCTCGTCCGTACGACGGCGTCCTGGTGGCCGGAGCGGGCCGAGCGGGTAACCGGTGTTCCGGCCGCGACGATCCGCCGCGCTGCGCGGGTCCTGGCAGCGGCCGCTCCGGTGCATGGTGGCGCCGGGGCGTTCATCCTGACGGGCCGCGGGGCCGAGCAGCACAGCAAGGGCACCGACACGGTGACCGCCTGCATCAACCTCGCGTTGGCGCTTGGCCTCCCGGGCCGGCTCGGCAGCGGGTACGGCTGCATCACCGGGCAGGGCAACGGGCAAGGCGGCCGTGAGCACGGGCAGAAGGCGGATCAGCTGCCTGGTTACCGGAGCATCTCGGACCCGGCGGCGCGTGCGTACGTCGCTGGGGTCTGGGGAGTGGATCCGGACGAGTTGCCGGGCCCGGGGAAGAGCGCGGTCGAGCTGATCAACTCGCTCGGTACGGCGGATGGCCCGAAGGCCCTGCTGGTGCACGGGAGCAACCTGCTTGTGTCGGCGCCGCACTTGTCGTCGGTACGCGAGCGCCTGGCGGCTCTCGATCTGCTGGTTGTCGCGGATGTTGTGCCGTCGGAAACGGCACTGCTCGCGGACGTGGTCTTTCCGGTCACGCAGTGGGCCGAGGAGGAGGGGACGATGACGTCCCTCGAAGGCCGGGTACTGCGGCGGCGCGCCGCGGTGGCCGCGCCGGGTGAGGTGCGGAGCGATCTCGCGGTGTTCGCGGGGATTGCCGAAAGGCTCGATGTACCAGGGTTTTGCACTGATCCGGCCGAGGTGTTCGAGGAGCTTCGGAGGGCGAGTGCCGGCGGGAAGGCCGACTACTCCGGGATCACCTGGGAGCGCTTGGACGCCGAAGAGGCGTTGTTCTGGCCGGTGCCGCACGACGGGCACCCGGGAACGCCGCGGCTGTTTTCCGACGGATTTCCGACGGTGGACGGGCGGGCGCACGTCGTACCGGTCGACCACCGTCCGGTCGCGGACGATCTGAGCACGGAGGCACCGTTCTATCTGGTGACGGGGCGGTTGCTGCAGCACTACCAGAGTGGCGCGCAGACGCGGCGGGTTCCGGAGCTGGCCGAGGCCGAGCCGGAGGTGTACGCCGAGATCCATCCGCGGGTCGCGGCGCAGCTCGGGATCAGCGACGGGCGTCCGCTGCGGCTGCGGACGGCCCGCGGGTCGATGGTGCTGCCGGCTCGGGTGACGGCCGACGTACGGCCGGACACCGTTTTCGTGCCGTTCCACTTCGGTGGGGCTGAGGCGGTCAACGAGCTGACCAACGACGCGCTCGACCCCGTGTCGCGGATGCCCGAGTTCAAGGCGTGTGCCGTCGATGTCACCGCCGCTGCCCTCCCAGCAACGGGGGTTTCGGCATGA
- a CDS encoding MMPL family transporter: protein MNRWRWRAGIAAVLIVWLVLGALGGPAVGKLSEVQQNDNANFLPKQAESTVVANETAKFVDSKALPYFVLVERESGITPQDQDKVKAFAATIPALDLGDGKKLGDYLVAPIAAATPSKDGKALLLTVQANSDRADEVVKEGQTVLFAVADALRTDIEQDLTPTGLQVFVTGPGGVFADFVVAFSGIDGILLGVALAVVFVILLIVYRSPILPVAVLLTAIFGLALAALVIYPLAKNGVLQLNGQSQGILFILVVGAATDYSLLLVSRYKEELHDYDSKYQAMRVAWRASIEPIAASAATVILGLLCLLLSQLGSTKGLGPVGALGIAGALIASMTFLPAILLAFGRRIFWPSIPRVDHVHSSDQVGGRRLWGRVSGLVGRRSRRVWAISALALVACAAFLPTFKASGTSQEDLFLNKVESVTGQEQLAKHFDAGAGTPVQILTPVAQADQVVQTATQVDGVGGASASIAPGVPPKVVDGKVLVQATLKVQADSPDATKVVKHLRTELDKVSPDTLVGGNTAINLDVLDAAQRDLRVIIPTILAVIFVVLMLLLRSLVAAILLVIANVLSFGATVGVSALMFNHVFKFPGADPGIPLYAFVFLVALGIDYSIFLMTRVREESQEHGTRPGILVGLAVTGGVITSAGVVLAATFSALAVLPILFLAQIAFMVAFGVLLDTTVVRSLLVPSLAHDLGKKVWWPSKLAS from the coding sequence GTGAACCGATGGAGGTGGAGGGCGGGCATCGCCGCCGTACTGATCGTTTGGCTCGTGCTGGGCGCCCTCGGCGGACCGGCGGTCGGAAAGCTGAGCGAGGTCCAGCAGAACGACAACGCCAATTTCCTTCCGAAACAGGCCGAGTCGACGGTGGTCGCCAACGAGACCGCCAAGTTCGTCGACTCCAAGGCCCTGCCGTACTTCGTCCTGGTCGAGCGCGAATCCGGGATCACCCCGCAGGACCAGGACAAGGTCAAGGCCTTCGCGGCCACGATCCCGGCGCTCGATCTCGGGGACGGGAAGAAGCTCGGCGACTACCTGGTCGCTCCGATCGCAGCCGCCACCCCGTCGAAGGACGGGAAGGCCTTGTTGCTCACCGTCCAGGCGAACAGCGACCGCGCCGACGAGGTCGTCAAGGAGGGCCAGACAGTGCTGTTCGCAGTCGCGGACGCACTGCGGACAGACATCGAACAAGACCTCACACCGACTGGTCTGCAGGTGTTCGTCACCGGTCCCGGCGGCGTGTTCGCGGACTTCGTGGTCGCGTTCAGCGGGATCGACGGGATCCTGCTCGGGGTCGCGCTCGCGGTCGTGTTCGTGATCCTGCTGATCGTGTACCGCAGTCCGATCCTCCCGGTCGCAGTACTGCTCACCGCGATCTTCGGTCTCGCGCTCGCCGCGCTCGTGATCTATCCGCTGGCGAAGAACGGCGTACTGCAGCTGAACGGTCAGAGTCAGGGCATTCTGTTCATCCTGGTCGTCGGCGCGGCGACCGACTACTCACTGCTACTCGTCTCCCGTTACAAAGAGGAACTGCACGACTACGACAGCAAGTACCAGGCGATGCGGGTCGCGTGGCGGGCCTCGATCGAGCCGATCGCGGCCAGCGCGGCGACGGTCATCCTCGGTCTGCTCTGTCTGCTGCTCTCGCAGCTCGGCAGCACGAAGGGCCTCGGGCCGGTCGGCGCCCTCGGGATCGCCGGTGCGCTGATCGCGTCGATGACGTTCCTGCCGGCGATCCTGCTTGCGTTCGGCCGGCGGATCTTCTGGCCGTCGATCCCGCGTGTCGACCACGTGCACTCCAGCGACCAGGTCGGCGGACGCCGGCTCTGGGGACGCGTGTCCGGCCTGGTCGGCCGGCGCTCCCGGCGGGTCTGGGCGATCTCGGCGCTCGCCTTGGTCGCCTGCGCCGCGTTCCTGCCGACGTTCAAGGCCAGCGGCACGTCGCAGGAGGACCTGTTCCTGAACAAGGTCGAGTCGGTCACCGGCCAGGAGCAGCTGGCCAAGCACTTCGACGCCGGAGCGGGTACGCCGGTGCAGATCCTGACCCCGGTCGCTCAGGCGGATCAGGTGGTCCAGACCGCCACACAGGTCGACGGTGTCGGCGGCGCGTCCGCCTCGATCGCTCCCGGCGTACCGCCGAAGGTTGTCGACGGCAAGGTACTGGTCCAGGCCACGTTGAAGGTGCAGGCCGACTCACCGGACGCGACGAAGGTGGTCAAACATCTGCGGACCGAACTGGACAAGGTCAGCCCCGACACCCTGGTGGGCGGCAACACCGCGATCAACCTCGACGTACTCGACGCCGCGCAACGCGACCTGCGGGTGATCATCCCGACCATCCTCGCGGTGATCTTCGTCGTCCTGATGCTGCTGCTGCGTTCGCTGGTCGCCGCGATCCTGCTGGTGATCGCGAACGTCCTGTCGTTCGGCGCGACCGTCGGCGTCAGCGCGCTGATGTTCAACCACGTCTTCAAGTTCCCCGGCGCCGACCCCGGCATCCCGCTCTACGCGTTCGTCTTCCTGGTTGCCCTGGGCATCGACTACTCGATCTTCCTGATGACCCGCGTCCGCGAGGAATCCCAGGAACACGGCACCAGACCCGGCATCCTCGTGGGCCTGGCCGTCACCGGCGGCGTCATCACCTCCGCCGGCGTGGTCCTGGCCGCCACCTTCTCCGCCCTCGCTGTCCTCCCCATCCTCTTCCTGGCCCAAATAGCCTTCATGGTCGCCTTCGGCGTCCTCCTCGACACCACAGTCGTCCGCTCCCTCCTGGTCCCCTCCCTGGCCCACGACCTCGGCAAGAAGGTCTGGTGGCCCAGCAAGCTCGCGTCCTAG
- a CDS encoding MFS transporter — MTLEARQAAVATSGHGDGSGAVGTVEAPRRGRWIDVWDPEDATFWAGKGRALARRNLWPSIFAEFLGFSVWQLWSIVVVSMPKAGFTYSTDQLFWLVALPSLVGATLRLPYTFAVPRFGGRNWTIFSALLLLIPTAGLSYFMTQPDTSFWLMALVAATAGVGGGNFASSMTNISFFYPEKEKGFALGVNAAGGNLGVAVVQLLVPIVIVLGAGLTLNRAGLLWLPLILLAAFWAWKAMANLSVASSSFRTSIAAAKRPHTWVISFLYIGTFGSFIGFGAAFPLLIKTTFPDITPAHFAFLGALVGSVARPFGGKLSDKVGGAWVTVCSFVVMGLGILSAVVSLKSESFPAFLTSFLVLFVASGIANGSTYRMIPAVFRLTTPGDPGRARREAAACIGIASAVGAYGGFLVPRGFAMSTSNFGSLIPALYVFCGFYVVCLAVTYFCYLRKGGPLTRERV; from the coding sequence ATGACGCTCGAGGCACGACAAGCGGCCGTCGCCACCAGCGGCCACGGAGATGGCAGCGGGGCGGTGGGCACGGTCGAGGCGCCGCGACGCGGGCGGTGGATCGATGTCTGGGATCCCGAGGACGCGACGTTCTGGGCCGGGAAGGGCCGGGCGCTGGCCCGGCGGAACCTGTGGCCCTCGATCTTCGCCGAGTTCCTCGGCTTCTCGGTGTGGCAGCTGTGGAGCATCGTCGTGGTGTCGATGCCGAAGGCGGGCTTCACCTACAGCACCGACCAGCTGTTCTGGCTGGTCGCGCTGCCGAGCCTGGTCGGCGCGACGCTGCGGTTGCCGTACACGTTCGCCGTACCGCGGTTCGGCGGGCGGAACTGGACGATCTTCTCCGCGCTGCTGCTGCTGATCCCGACTGCCGGGCTCTCGTACTTCATGACCCAGCCGGACACGTCGTTCTGGCTGATGGCGCTGGTCGCGGCGACCGCGGGTGTCGGCGGCGGCAACTTCGCCAGCAGCATGACGAACATCTCGTTCTTCTACCCGGAGAAGGAGAAGGGTTTCGCGCTCGGTGTGAACGCGGCCGGCGGAAACCTCGGTGTTGCGGTGGTGCAGCTGCTGGTGCCGATCGTGATCGTCCTGGGCGCCGGTCTGACGCTGAACCGGGCCGGCCTGCTGTGGCTGCCGCTGATCCTGCTGGCCGCGTTCTGGGCCTGGAAGGCGATGGCCAACCTCTCGGTGGCGAGCTCGTCGTTCCGTACGTCGATCGCCGCGGCGAAGCGCCCGCACACCTGGGTGATCTCGTTCCTCTACATCGGCACGTTCGGGTCGTTCATCGGCTTCGGGGCGGCGTTCCCGCTGCTGATCAAGACCACCTTCCCGGACATCACGCCGGCGCACTTCGCGTTCCTCGGCGCCCTGGTCGGGTCGGTCGCGCGGCCGTTCGGCGGCAAGCTGTCCGACAAGGTCGGCGGCGCGTGGGTGACGGTCTGCTCGTTCGTGGTGATGGGTCTCGGAATCCTCTCCGCGGTGGTCTCGCTCAAGTCGGAAAGTTTCCCGGCGTTCCTGACGAGTTTCCTGGTGCTGTTCGTGGCCAGCGGAATCGCGAACGGATCGACGTACCGGATGATTCCGGCCGTTTTCCGGCTCACCACACCGGGCGACCCGGGCCGGGCCCGGCGTGAGGCGGCGGCCTGTATCGGGATCGCGTCCGCGGTCGGTGCGTACGGCGGTTTCCTGGTCCCGCGTGGATTCGCGATGTCGACGAGCAACTTCGGCTCGCTGATCCCGGCGCTGTACGTGTTCTGCGGGTTCTACGTGGTCTGTCTCGCGGTGACGTACTTCTGCTACCTCCGCAAGGGTGGCCCGCTCACCCGGGAGCGCGTGTGA
- a CDS encoding YdeI/OmpD-associated family protein: METFEGRVVVNDGGGAWVEVPGEVVAALGGGGRIPVVASFDGVGYRGSIASMGGCMALGVLKSIRSELGKGDGDAVTVTVERDSGERVVEVPEDLAAALAGAGLREAFDGMSYSHRREHVKAIMDAKKPETRARRIAKALEMLRAS; this comes from the coding sequence ATGGAGACGTTCGAGGGTCGGGTTGTGGTTAATGACGGTGGGGGTGCCTGGGTGGAGGTGCCGGGGGAGGTTGTTGCGGCGTTGGGTGGGGGTGGGCGGATTCCGGTGGTGGCTTCGTTTGACGGGGTGGGGTATCGGGGGTCGATTGCGTCTATGGGTGGGTGTATGGCGTTGGGGGTGTTGAAGAGCATTCGCAGCGAGTTGGGGAAGGGGGACGGGGACGCGGTGACTGTGACGGTTGAGCGGGATTCCGGTGAGCGGGTTGTGGAGGTGCCGGAGGATCTTGCGGCTGCGTTGGCGGGGGCTGGGTTGCGGGAGGCGTTCGACGGGATGAGTTACAGCCATCGGCGCGAGCACGTGAAAGCGATCATGGACGCCAAGAAGCCGGAGACTCGGGCTCGGCGGATTGCTAAGGCTTTGGAGATGCTCAGGGCTTCTTGA
- a CDS encoding Nramp family divalent metal transporter has translation MADTASTDHGRFALPTKNLPAPQVRDLPEPPANTWKIIGPGMVGAGVGLASGEFILWPYISSQIGLVFLWGALVGVVVQWFLNMEIERYTLATGETALTGFNRYGKHWGLFFAIMTYFANLWPGWATSSASMLTYLFGAGDPRWIAIVMLVVIGAILTLAPVVYVMLERLIAVKIAAVALLVILALVFAIRGKTYGALGDAVTNPQFPAEQLGFALVMGAIAYAGAGGGQNLVQSNWIRDKGFGMGVHVPRLTSPVTGETEADPTANGYTFPPNDENLARWKRWWKFANIEQAATFVAITVVTIIFTSMLAHATLFGDSAVKNNIGFLKIEGTTLQTLVGGWFGYLFWAIGAFSLFAAAAGIVDYTSRLAADMVKARYLRESAVSESKLYFWLVWGLVAFGIIVLLAGVTQPLVLLVISACTAGTMMFVYSGLLWWMNSRALPRAIRITTLRTAVLAFSFLAFGFLAVFTIIDQAKKL, from the coding sequence ATGGCAGACACCGCATCGACTGACCACGGACGATTCGCGCTACCGACCAAGAACCTGCCCGCACCGCAGGTTCGCGACCTTCCGGAACCGCCTGCCAATACCTGGAAGATCATCGGCCCCGGCATGGTCGGCGCCGGTGTGGGGCTGGCCTCGGGCGAGTTCATCCTCTGGCCCTACATCTCCAGCCAGATCGGCCTGGTGTTCCTCTGGGGCGCCCTCGTCGGCGTGGTGGTCCAGTGGTTCCTGAACATGGAGATCGAGCGGTACACGCTGGCAACTGGTGAGACAGCGTTGACCGGCTTCAACCGGTACGGGAAGCACTGGGGCCTGTTCTTCGCGATCATGACGTACTTCGCGAACCTCTGGCCGGGCTGGGCGACGAGCTCGGCGAGCATGCTCACGTACCTGTTCGGCGCCGGCGACCCACGCTGGATCGCGATCGTCATGCTCGTGGTGATCGGCGCGATCCTGACCCTCGCGCCGGTCGTCTACGTGATGCTCGAGCGGCTGATCGCGGTGAAGATCGCGGCCGTCGCGCTGCTCGTCATCCTCGCGCTCGTGTTCGCGATCCGCGGGAAGACGTACGGCGCGCTCGGGGACGCGGTCACGAATCCGCAGTTCCCGGCCGAGCAGCTCGGGTTCGCGCTGGTGATGGGCGCGATCGCGTACGCCGGCGCGGGCGGCGGCCAGAACCTCGTGCAGAGCAACTGGATCCGGGACAAGGGCTTCGGGATGGGCGTGCACGTGCCGCGGCTGACGTCACCGGTGACCGGTGAGACCGAGGCCGACCCGACCGCCAACGGGTACACGTTCCCGCCGAACGACGAGAACCTGGCCCGCTGGAAGCGCTGGTGGAAGTTCGCGAACATCGAGCAGGCCGCGACCTTCGTGGCGATCACCGTGGTGACGATCATCTTCACCTCGATGCTCGCGCACGCCACGTTGTTCGGCGACAGCGCCGTGAAGAACAACATCGGCTTCCTGAAGATCGAGGGTACGACGCTGCAGACCCTGGTGGGCGGCTGGTTCGGCTACCTGTTCTGGGCGATCGGCGCCTTCTCGCTGTTCGCCGCGGCGGCCGGCATCGTCGACTACACGTCCCGGCTGGCAGCCGACATGGTCAAGGCCCGGTACCTCCGGGAGTCGGCGGTCTCCGAGTCCAAGCTGTACTTCTGGCTGGTCTGGGGACTGGTTGCCTTCGGCATCATCGTCCTGCTGGCCGGCGTCACCCAGCCGCTGGTGCTCCTGGTGATCTCCGCCTGCACAGCCGGCACCATGATGTTCGTCTACTCCGGCCTGCTCTGGTGGATGAACTCGAGGGCTCTGCCGCGCGCCATCCGCATCACCACCTTGCGCACGGCCGTCCTGGCCTTCTCGTTCCTGGCCTTCGGATTCTTGGCCGTCTTCACCATCATCGACCAAGCCAAGAAGCTCTAG
- a CDS encoding helix-turn-helix transcriptional regulator, protein MGGVTVLIASYAGAASAPAYARLAGLAAELPGEQLVRRDAGWPVLLYADPLDATSAAQSLREAAARVPAGELLRIVLHTAPSTTQAVRHAEHLLAIANPGQTLLTATTAAGLTDLIDLGMHRLRDLGSPERVFELTATAEPLRSLDEVPNNLPVMFTSFVGRETQVAALRTQLSGSRLVTLTGPGGSGKTRLAAQTAAQLAERWTDGVWWVDLSAVTDSAQIPETVAAAIGLLVESGDRLLIGQLRTKRALICLDNCEQILEGVAEFVVALQTGCPEISVLATSREPLDLPGEAIWRVPALAPDEARALFLERAGGLTQPESDQAIRLICVRLDGIPLALELAAAWVRTLTPEQILTGLSDRFGLLTKNVRGVAARQRTLAASIDWSYDLLDEDERQVFRRLAVFAGGFTLDAASAVCGAVLEVLARLVDKSLVVAEGGRYRLLETIREYAGTRVTADDDVRDRHLDHFLEVAEAAEPLLDKDRDAWRALIEPDRENYRAALENGLSAADPSRGRRLAAALRWLWNLQATGNEGIGYLRRAIDSAPDDRTLLQARLLYGYATVADTVDPFGYDAAGRGLELATELDDDRLRSLFLALVAVGEFFTDFQKAWDLTAEGVRLADGIGDESARNANVALQCVLLSLWDRHDDLRPLLDRAADGLISSGERGIASTVLTVWSESLVSTGEPLKAVEIAERALAAAEPLADFHRVGTARGQLASVLARTGRLDEARELMRPLLELADTAGAVVPNLGQVMGLISFWSGEYDAAVEWLARDTAPDSPLAGTFAPAMLLPTVAAAKRAGGQDATELLERAVELARRYNLPRILADALDQLGRIAITDHPDKAADLLHQALTIRVDHGLRTYVVDSLESLALLATHTNRPTDATRLSTAATAARTELGLATPPDLPSPTQPSQGEPPLPLDEAVAYARRTRGARGRPSSGWASLTPTEEQVVALAVEGLSNPEIGERLFMSRGTVKTHLAHVYAKLGVANRTELASLKKP, encoded by the coding sequence ATGGGTGGGGTGACAGTCCTGATCGCGTCGTACGCCGGTGCCGCCAGCGCACCCGCCTACGCACGCCTGGCCGGCCTGGCCGCCGAACTGCCGGGGGAGCAGCTGGTACGCCGGGACGCCGGATGGCCCGTCCTGCTGTACGCCGACCCGCTCGACGCGACCTCCGCGGCGCAGTCGCTCCGGGAAGCCGCTGCCCGCGTACCTGCCGGTGAGCTGCTCCGGATCGTCCTGCATACTGCACCTTCAACGACGCAGGCGGTCCGGCACGCCGAGCATTTGCTGGCGATCGCCAACCCCGGCCAGACGTTGCTGACAGCAACGACGGCCGCGGGACTCACGGATCTGATCGACCTCGGCATGCACCGGTTGCGGGATCTCGGCTCGCCGGAGCGGGTCTTCGAGCTGACCGCCACCGCCGAGCCGTTGCGGTCCCTGGACGAGGTGCCGAACAACCTTCCGGTGATGTTCACCAGTTTCGTGGGCCGGGAGACCCAGGTCGCCGCACTCCGTACCCAACTGTCCGGCAGTCGCCTCGTCACCCTCACCGGACCGGGCGGTAGCGGAAAGACCCGCCTGGCCGCGCAGACCGCGGCACAACTGGCCGAACGCTGGACGGACGGAGTCTGGTGGGTCGACCTCTCCGCTGTCACCGACAGTGCGCAGATCCCTGAGACGGTCGCTGCCGCGATCGGTCTCCTGGTCGAGTCCGGTGATCGCCTCCTCATCGGACAGCTCCGGACCAAACGTGCCCTGATCTGCCTCGACAACTGCGAGCAGATCCTCGAGGGTGTCGCCGAGTTCGTCGTCGCCCTGCAGACCGGCTGCCCGGAGATCTCAGTCCTCGCGACGAGCCGGGAGCCGTTGGACTTACCCGGCGAGGCGATCTGGCGCGTACCCGCGCTGGCCCCGGACGAAGCACGGGCGCTGTTCCTCGAGCGCGCCGGCGGTCTCACGCAACCCGAGTCGGACCAGGCGATCCGCTTGATCTGCGTGCGTTTGGACGGCATCCCGCTGGCCCTGGAGTTGGCAGCCGCCTGGGTCCGCACGCTGACACCGGAACAGATCTTGACAGGTCTGAGCGATCGGTTCGGTCTGCTGACGAAGAACGTTCGTGGTGTCGCGGCCCGCCAGCGCACGCTCGCCGCGTCGATCGACTGGAGCTACGACCTGCTCGACGAGGACGAGCGCCAGGTTTTCCGCCGGCTGGCGGTCTTCGCCGGTGGGTTCACGCTCGACGCGGCATCGGCCGTCTGCGGCGCCGTACTGGAGGTTCTCGCGCGGCTTGTCGACAAATCGCTTGTCGTCGCCGAGGGCGGGCGATACCGGTTGCTGGAGACGATCCGCGAGTACGCCGGAACACGTGTGACGGCGGACGACGACGTACGGGATCGGCATCTCGACCACTTCCTCGAGGTCGCCGAGGCCGCGGAACCCTTGCTGGACAAGGATCGCGACGCCTGGCGTGCGCTGATCGAACCGGACCGCGAGAACTACCGCGCCGCCCTGGAAAACGGACTTTCCGCGGCCGATCCGTCACGCGGCCGGCGGCTTGCCGCGGCGCTGCGGTGGCTGTGGAACCTGCAGGCGACCGGCAACGAGGGCATCGGCTACCTGCGCCGCGCGATCGACAGCGCGCCGGACGACAGAACGTTGCTCCAGGCCCGTTTGCTCTACGGGTACGCGACTGTCGCAGACACGGTCGACCCGTTCGGGTACGACGCGGCGGGCCGCGGGCTCGAACTCGCGACCGAGCTGGACGACGACCGGCTGCGTTCGCTGTTCCTCGCACTGGTCGCGGTCGGCGAGTTCTTCACCGACTTCCAGAAAGCGTGGGATCTGACGGCGGAAGGCGTCCGGCTGGCCGACGGGATCGGCGACGAGTCGGCCCGGAACGCGAACGTCGCCCTGCAGTGCGTCCTGCTGTCGCTGTGGGATCGCCACGACGACCTCCGCCCGCTGCTCGATCGCGCCGCCGACGGCCTGATCTCCAGCGGCGAACGCGGTATCGCCTCGACCGTGCTGACCGTCTGGTCCGAGAGCCTGGTCTCCACCGGCGAACCGTTGAAGGCGGTAGAGATCGCCGAACGCGCCCTCGCCGCCGCCGAACCGCTCGCCGACTTCCACCGCGTCGGGACTGCACGGGGACAACTGGCGTCGGTGCTGGCCAGAACGGGCCGGCTCGACGAGGCACGCGAGTTGATGCGGCCGCTGCTCGAGCTGGCCGACACGGCGGGTGCCGTCGTACCGAATCTCGGTCAGGTGATGGGGCTGATCTCGTTCTGGAGCGGCGAGTACGACGCAGCGGTCGAGTGGCTGGCCCGCGACACCGCACCGGACAGCCCACTCGCCGGGACGTTCGCGCCCGCGATGTTGCTGCCAACTGTCGCCGCCGCGAAGCGTGCCGGCGGACAGGACGCTACCGAGCTGCTTGAACGTGCTGTCGAGCTGGCGCGCCGCTACAACCTCCCGCGGATCCTGGCCGACGCACTCGACCAACTGGGCCGGATCGCGATCACCGACCACCCCGACAAGGCGGCCGACCTCCTGCACCAGGCGCTCACGATCCGCGTCGACCACGGGCTGCGCACGTACGTCGTCGACAGCCTGGAATCCCTTGCCCTCCTGGCAACCCACACCAACCGCCCCACCGATGCAACCCGCCTGTCCACAGCCGCAACCGCCGCCCGTACAGAGCTCGGGTTGGCAACACCACCTGACCTCCCGTCGCCCACCCAGCCGTCGCAAGGCGAGCCGCCGCTCCCGTTGGACGAGGCCGTCGCGTATGCCCGGCGTACCCGCGGCGCCCGCGGCCGCCCGTCATCCGGCTGGGCCAGCCTCACACCGACCGAGGAACAAGTCGTCGCCCTCGCGGTCGAAGGCCTCAGCAACCCGGAGATCGGCGAACGCCTGTTCATGAGCCGCGGCACGGTAAAGACCCACCTAGCCCACGTCTACGCCAAACTCGGCGTCGCCAACCGCACCGAACTCGCTTCCCTCAAGAAGCCCTGA